The following are encoded in a window of Risungbinella massiliensis genomic DNA:
- a CDS encoding 50S ribosomal protein L25, with protein MTMTISAELRHEKNSKQLRSRGRVPGVLYGKNISAIPIDLDASALKKEMERSSGLLDVQVAGKPYRVLVRQLQKNAVKGDLLHVDLFAVSLNEDLDVDVPVVLVGEAVGATEGGVLQHVTHSVTVRCKPDQIPSELPVDISKLGIGDSLTLTDVLSGLPFEVISDPATVLVTVSAPVAEEESPAEEESPETSTED; from the coding sequence ATGACAATGACCATTTCTGCAGAATTACGACATGAGAAGAACAGCAAGCAGCTTCGTTCAAGAGGACGTGTGCCGGGTGTGCTCTATGGAAAAAATATTTCAGCCATCCCTATTGATCTAGATGCTAGTGCTTTGAAAAAAGAGATGGAACGCTCTTCTGGTTTGCTCGATGTTCAAGTAGCGGGTAAACCTTATCGTGTGCTAGTACGTCAACTACAAAAAAATGCGGTTAAAGGAGATTTGCTTCATGTGGATCTCTTTGCGGTATCGTTAAATGAAGATTTAGATGTAGATGTTCCAGTCGTTTTGGTAGGAGAAGCAGTTGGTGCAACAGAGGGTGGGGTCTTGCAACACGTGACACATAGCGTGACCGTACGTTGTAAGCCAGATCAAATCCCATCAGAGTTACCAGTCGATATCTCCAAACTTGGCATAGGAGATTCTCTCACTTTGACGGATGTCTTGTCAGGTCTCCCTTTTGAAGTGATTTCTGATCCTGCGACGGTACTTGTTACAGTGAGTGCACCTGTAGCAGAAGAAGAATCACCAGCCGAGGAAGAATCGCCAGAAACTTCAACTGAGGACTAA
- the glmU gene encoding bifunctional UDP-N-acetylglucosamine diphosphorylase/glucosamine-1-phosphate N-acetyltransferase GlmU: MQNLFAVVLAAGKGTRMRSKKHKVLHEICGKPMIDHILTSITALSPTETILVVGHQGETVRQYMGDRVQIVEQHEQLGTAHAVQQTRPLLENQAGITLVLNGDHPLFTAETFQKLIEHHQSTHASATVLTATVEDSTGYGRIVRGESGSVARIVEHKDATEEERQIQEINTGTFCFDNEKLFAALRKVDNDNAQGEYYLPDVLSILQEENQVISAYEMEDVVEAMGVNDRIQLAEAAKCMRKRIIQQHMQNGVTIVDPEATYIDIEVVIGEDTVIEPGTFLRGKTVIGADCHIGPQADLTNVTVLDSTKVQYTVAQDSHLGQQSTVGPYAYLRPGTELGQEVKIGCFVDLKKAKLAKGAKVSHLAYVGDAEVGENVNVGCGVVTVNYDGFRKHKTIIEDGAFIGCNTNLVAPVTVAEGAYVAAGSTITKDVPADALAVARERQVNKEGYVTKLKARLKK, encoded by the coding sequence ATGCAAAATTTGTTTGCCGTGGTGCTGGCAGCAGGAAAAGGCACACGGATGCGGTCAAAGAAACATAAGGTATTGCACGAGATTTGTGGCAAGCCCATGATAGACCATATCCTGACGTCTATCACTGCGCTTTCTCCGACGGAGACAATCCTGGTGGTAGGACACCAAGGGGAAACAGTACGACAGTATATGGGAGATCGGGTTCAAATTGTGGAACAACATGAACAGCTTGGAACTGCTCATGCAGTGCAACAGACTCGTCCACTTCTAGAAAATCAAGCTGGGATTACGCTTGTTCTAAATGGAGACCATCCTCTCTTTACGGCTGAAACATTCCAAAAGCTGATTGAGCATCACCAATCGACTCATGCATCAGCAACCGTCTTGACTGCTACGGTAGAAGATTCGACGGGGTATGGACGGATTGTACGAGGAGAAAGTGGTTCAGTCGCCAGAATCGTCGAGCATAAAGATGCGACAGAAGAAGAACGTCAGATCCAAGAGATCAACACTGGTACATTCTGTTTTGACAATGAAAAGCTTTTTGCAGCTCTTCGAAAAGTGGACAATGATAACGCTCAAGGAGAATACTACTTGCCAGATGTACTCTCCATTCTACAAGAAGAGAACCAAGTGATCTCTGCTTATGAAATGGAAGATGTAGTAGAGGCAATGGGCGTAAATGACCGAATCCAATTAGCAGAAGCGGCAAAATGCATGCGAAAGCGTATTATACAACAACATATGCAAAATGGAGTCACGATCGTAGACCCAGAAGCAACCTATATAGATATCGAGGTAGTCATCGGCGAAGATACCGTGATCGAGCCGGGGACCTTTTTGCGTGGGAAAACGGTAATCGGAGCAGATTGCCATATTGGACCGCAAGCGGATTTGACGAATGTAACTGTTTTGGATTCGACGAAGGTTCAGTATACAGTAGCGCAAGACAGTCATTTGGGTCAACAAAGTACAGTGGGACCATATGCTTATCTCCGACCTGGCACTGAACTTGGACAAGAAGTGAAAATTGGTTGTTTCGTAGACCTAAAGAAGGCAAAACTAGCTAAAGGAGCTAAAGTGTCCCATCTCGCTTATGTAGGAGATGCAGAAGTTGGCGAAAATGTGAATGTCGGTTGTGGTGTTGTAACGGTTAATTATGATGGTTTCCGGAAACATAAGACCATTATCGAAGATGGGGCTTTTATTGGTTGCAATACCAATTTAGTAGCGCCAGTAACAGTAGCTGAGGGTGCTTATGTAGCTGCTGGCTCCACGATCACGAAAGATGTCCCAGCCGATGCTTTAGCAGTAGCTCGTGAGAGACAAGTAAACAAAGAGGGTTATGTAACAAAGCTAAAGGCTAGATTGAAAAAATAG
- the pth gene encoding aminoacyl-tRNA hydrolase: MKLIVGLGNPGRKYAQTRHNIGFWVLAELSRRLNIPLNKEKFHGVVGEGMVGSEKVVLLMPTTYMNLSGESVRPAMDWYKADLDELLVVYDDMDLPLGKIRLRLKGSSGGHNGMKSIIQHLGTDEFKRLKLGVDRPPAGISVPNYVLAPFLPEEQSEAQSAAQMAAEAVEAWLSEDFLQVMNRFNVNK; the protein is encoded by the coding sequence ATGAAGCTTATCGTAGGGCTTGGGAATCCGGGCAGAAAATATGCACAAACCAGACATAACATCGGATTTTGGGTTTTGGCAGAATTGAGCCGTCGATTAAATATACCCCTAAATAAAGAAAAGTTTCATGGGGTAGTGGGGGAAGGAATGGTTGGATCAGAAAAAGTAGTCTTGCTGATGCCAACAACCTATATGAATCTCTCTGGGGAATCCGTCCGTCCTGCTATGGATTGGTACAAAGCCGATTTGGATGAACTGTTAGTAGTCTATGACGATATGGATTTGCCGCTGGGTAAGATACGTCTGCGACTAAAAGGAAGTTCTGGTGGTCATAATGGGATGAAATCCATCATTCAACACTTAGGGACGGATGAATTTAAGCGATTAAAATTAGGAGTAGATCGCCCTCCTGCTGGTATCTCAGTACCGAACTATGTTTTGGCACCATTTTTACCAGAGGAGCAATCGGAAGCACAATCCGCAGCTCAAATGGCAGCTGAAGCAGTTGAAGCATGGCTAAGTGAAGATTTCCTCCAAGTTATGAACCGCTTTAACGTTAATAAATAA
- a CDS encoding anti-sigma-F factor Fin, translated as MAIYYQCKHCQSRLGMLEKKDVTEQELGFDRLTQEERQDIIFNDLYGDTYVHITCESCQETLDRYPERNAWSYLIQ; from the coding sequence GTGGCCATCTATTATCAGTGTAAACATTGTCAGAGTAGACTTGGAATGTTGGAAAAAAAAGACGTAACCGAACAAGAGCTAGGTTTTGATCGGTTGACCCAAGAAGAACGGCAAGATATAATTTTTAATGACCTATACGGGGATACATATGTACATATCACTTGTGAAAGCTGTCAAGAGACGCTGGATCGTTATCCCGAACGAAATGCTTGGAGTTATTTAATCCAATAA
- a CDS encoding ribose-phosphate diphosphokinase: MSIGVEKPIPRLQVFSCNSNPELAQKICDHIGIPLGNAEVNKFSDGEIHIKLNESVRGSDVYVVQSTCDPVNQHLMECLVMVDALKRASAKTINVVMPYYGYARQDRKARARDPITAKLVANLIQTAGADRVISMDLHATQIQGFFDIPVDHLVGVPILAQYFRSKNLEDLVVVSPDHGGVVRARRLAERLEAPIAIIDKRRPEPNVAEVMNIVGKVAGKTAIIIDDLIDTAGTITLAANALLEKGAKEVFACCTHPVFSGPAMKRIEEANITEMVVTDTIPLPDSKQLDKIKVLSVSGLIGEAIVRVHNEKSVSRLFD, from the coding sequence ATGTCAATTGGAGTAGAAAAGCCAATACCACGCTTACAAGTCTTTAGCTGTAATTCCAATCCGGAGCTGGCGCAAAAAATTTGTGATCATATTGGAATCCCGCTTGGGAACGCAGAAGTAAACAAATTTAGTGATGGCGAAATTCATATTAAATTGAACGAGAGTGTTCGTGGATCCGATGTATATGTGGTGCAGTCTACCTGTGATCCAGTTAACCAACATTTGATGGAATGCTTAGTAATGGTAGATGCTTTAAAACGTGCTTCTGCAAAAACGATCAATGTTGTAATGCCATACTATGGTTATGCTCGTCAAGATCGTAAAGCACGTGCTCGTGATCCAATTACTGCAAAATTGGTTGCAAACTTGATCCAAACAGCTGGTGCGGATCGTGTTATCTCGATGGATCTTCATGCGACCCAGATTCAAGGATTTTTTGATATTCCAGTCGATCATTTAGTAGGCGTGCCGATTTTGGCTCAATACTTCCGTAGCAAGAACCTAGAAGATTTGGTTGTCGTTTCTCCAGATCATGGTGGTGTCGTTCGTGCTCGTCGTCTGGCAGAACGTCTCGAAGCGCCAATTGCGATTATTGATAAACGTCGCCCAGAGCCAAACGTAGCAGAAGTGATGAACATTGTTGGGAAAGTAGCTGGTAAAACAGCGATTATCATTGACGATTTAATCGACACAGCAGGAACGATTACACTGGCTGCGAATGCCCTGTTAGAAAAAGGTGCAAAAGAAGTATTTGCTTGTTGTACTCATCCGGTTTTCTCTGGTCCTGCGATGAAGCGGATTGAGGAAGCCAATATTACGGAGATGGTAGTAACAGACACAATTCCATTGCCAGACTCCAAACAATTGGACAAGATTAAAGTGCTTTCTGTCTCCGGTTTGATTGGAGAAGCCATCGTCCGTGTTCATAATGAGAAATCTGTTAGCCGTCTTTTTGACTAA